In the Ostrinia nubilalis chromosome 7, ilOstNubi1.1, whole genome shotgun sequence genome, one interval contains:
- the LOC135073083 gene encoding proton-coupled zinc antiporter SLC30A1 isoform X4: MGRYSGKKCRLLSMLWLTSGFFIVELIVGYVTNSMALVADSFHMLSDVAALVIAFLSVKMSPKKWSKNTFGWARAEVLGALVNAVFLVALCFSITVEAVKRFIEIEMIHDEKLLVAVGTLGLILNIVGLFLFHEHGSSHGHSHGGVPPPSNVRHLTEIVNSNADMALGHNATDTEETDEMVPPKNLKLPNNNKQTPRRTNNDPGHMNMKGVFLHVLSDALGSLIVVGSALVVWLTDWEYKYYIDPALSIVLVILILASVWPLLRESSLILLQTVPTHIQVDAIQRRLLEKVDGVLAVHEFHVWQLAGDRIIASAHIRCRNLSEYMKIAEKVKEFFHNEGIHSTTIQPEFVELPLGGNEITSGASAEAPCALHCPPNDLCHNATCCGPNQQFFSLETIRVR, from the exons ATGGGGAGGTACTCAGGAAAGAAGTGTCGACTATTGTCGATGCTTTGGCTCACCAGTGGGTTCTTCATTGTAGAACTGATTGTGGGCTACGTCACCAATTCTATGGCCCTTGTAGCAGACTCTTTTCATATGTTAAGTGATGTTGCAGCACTGGTCATTGCATTTTTATCTGTTAAA ATGTCACCAAAGAAATGGTCGAAGAACACATTTGGGTGGGCGAGAGCAGAAGTACTCGGGGCTCTCGTGAATGCTGTGTTCTTGGTCGCTCTGTGCTTCAGCATCACAGTAGAGGCTGTGAAGCGATTCATTGAGATCGAAATGATACACGATGAGAAGCTCCTTGTTGCTGTTGGTACTTTGGGGCTGATACTGAACATTGTTGGACTTTTCCTGTTCCATG AACATGGCAGCAGCCACGGCCACTCCCACGGCGGCGTTCCACCACCGTCCAACGTTCGTCACCTCACAGAAATCGTGAACAGCAACGCCGATATGGCCTTAGGTCACAACGCGACCGACACCGAAGAGACTGATGAGATGGTCCCACCGAAGAACCTTAAACTGCCAAACAACAACAAGCAGACCCCTCGAAGGACCAACAACGATCCTGGACATATGAATATGAAGGGAGTCTTCCTTCACGTTCTGTCGGATGCTCTGG GTTCGCTGATCGTGGTCGGGTCAGCTCTAGTGGTCTGGCTGACCGACTGGGAGTACAAATACTACATCGACCCCGCGCTGAGTATCGTCCTCGTGATCCTCATTCTGGCGTCTGTATGGCCACTGCTGAGGGAGTCCTCGCTTATCCTGCTACAGACTGTTCCTACACATATCCAG GTGGACGCGATCCAGCGACGACTTTTGGAGAAGGTGGATGGAGTGTTGGCAGTGCACGAATTCCACGTGTGGCAACTCGCTGGAGACAGGATCATCGCCAGTGCACATATTAG ATGTAGAAACCTATCCGAGTACATGAAGATTGCTGAAAAAGTCAAGGAGTTCTTCCACAACGAGGGTATCCACTCGACCACTATACAGCCGGAGTTTGTGGAGCTGCCCCTAGGAGGAAATGAG ataACGAGCGGAGCGTCAGCGGAGGCGCCCTGCGCGCTACACTGCCCTCCCAACGACCTCTGCCACAACGCGACGTGCTGCGGGCCCAACCAGCAA TTTTTCAGTTTAGAAACGATAAGGGTACGATAA
- the LOC135073083 gene encoding proton-coupled zinc antiporter SLC30A1 isoform X5, with product MGRYSGKKCRLLSMLWLTSGFFIVELIVGYVTNSMALVADSFHMLSDVAALVIAFLSVKMSPKKWSKNTFGWARAEVLGALVNAVFLVALCFSITVEAVKRFIEIEMIHDEKLLVAVGTLGLILNIVGLFLFHEHGSSHGHSHGGVPPPSNVRHLTEIVNSNADMALGHNATDTEETDEMVPPKNLKLPNNNKQTPRRTNNDPGHMNMKGVFLHVLSDALGSLIVVGSALVVWLTDWEYKYYIDPALSIVLVILILASVWPLLRESSLILLQTVPTHIQVDAIQRRLLEKVDGVLAVHEFHVWQLAGDRIIASAHIRCRNLSEYMKIAEKVKEFFHNEGIHSTTIQPEFVELPLGGNEITSGASAEAPCALHCPPNDLCHNATCCGPNQQLC from the exons ATGGGGAGGTACTCAGGAAAGAAGTGTCGACTATTGTCGATGCTTTGGCTCACCAGTGGGTTCTTCATTGTAGAACTGATTGTGGGCTACGTCACCAATTCTATGGCCCTTGTAGCAGACTCTTTTCATATGTTAAGTGATGTTGCAGCACTGGTCATTGCATTTTTATCTGTTAAA ATGTCACCAAAGAAATGGTCGAAGAACACATTTGGGTGGGCGAGAGCAGAAGTACTCGGGGCTCTCGTGAATGCTGTGTTCTTGGTCGCTCTGTGCTTCAGCATCACAGTAGAGGCTGTGAAGCGATTCATTGAGATCGAAATGATACACGATGAGAAGCTCCTTGTTGCTGTTGGTACTTTGGGGCTGATACTGAACATTGTTGGACTTTTCCTGTTCCATG AACATGGCAGCAGCCACGGCCACTCCCACGGCGGCGTTCCACCACCGTCCAACGTTCGTCACCTCACAGAAATCGTGAACAGCAACGCCGATATGGCCTTAGGTCACAACGCGACCGACACCGAAGAGACTGATGAGATGGTCCCACCGAAGAACCTTAAACTGCCAAACAACAACAAGCAGACCCCTCGAAGGACCAACAACGATCCTGGACATATGAATATGAAGGGAGTCTTCCTTCACGTTCTGTCGGATGCTCTGG GTTCGCTGATCGTGGTCGGGTCAGCTCTAGTGGTCTGGCTGACCGACTGGGAGTACAAATACTACATCGACCCCGCGCTGAGTATCGTCCTCGTGATCCTCATTCTGGCGTCTGTATGGCCACTGCTGAGGGAGTCCTCGCTTATCCTGCTACAGACTGTTCCTACACATATCCAG GTGGACGCGATCCAGCGACGACTTTTGGAGAAGGTGGATGGAGTGTTGGCAGTGCACGAATTCCACGTGTGGCAACTCGCTGGAGACAGGATCATCGCCAGTGCACATATTAG ATGTAGAAACCTATCCGAGTACATGAAGATTGCTGAAAAAGTCAAGGAGTTCTTCCACAACGAGGGTATCCACTCGACCACTATACAGCCGGAGTTTGTGGAGCTGCCCCTAGGAGGAAATGAG ataACGAGCGGAGCGTCAGCGGAGGCGCCCTGCGCGCTACACTGCCCTCCCAACGACCTCTGCCACAACGCGACGTGCTGCGGGCCCAACCAGCAA TTATGCTGA
- the LOC135073083 gene encoding proton-coupled zinc antiporter SLC30A1 isoform X3 yields MGRYSGKKCRLLSMLWLTSGFFIVELIVGYVTNSMALVADSFHMLSDVAALVIAFLSVKMSPKKWSKNTFGWARAEVLGALVNAVFLVALCFSITVEAVKRFIEIEMIHDEKLLVAVGTLGLILNIVGLFLFHEHGSSHGHSHGGVPPPSNVRHLTEIVNSNADMALGHNATDTEETDEMVPPKNLKLPNNNKQTPRRTNNDPGHMNMKGVFLHVLSDALGSLIVVGSALVVWLTDWEYKYYIDPALSIVLVILILASVWPLLRESSLILLQTVPTHIQVDAIQRRLLEKVDGVLAVHEFHVWQLAGDRIIASAHIRCRNLSEYMKIAEKVKEFFHNEGIHSTTIQPEFVELPLGGNEITSGASAEAPCALHCPPNDLCHNATCCGPNQQEIKAMNGHSYADRDKSTKGILKIVTEA; encoded by the exons ATGGGGAGGTACTCAGGAAAGAAGTGTCGACTATTGTCGATGCTTTGGCTCACCAGTGGGTTCTTCATTGTAGAACTGATTGTGGGCTACGTCACCAATTCTATGGCCCTTGTAGCAGACTCTTTTCATATGTTAAGTGATGTTGCAGCACTGGTCATTGCATTTTTATCTGTTAAA ATGTCACCAAAGAAATGGTCGAAGAACACATTTGGGTGGGCGAGAGCAGAAGTACTCGGGGCTCTCGTGAATGCTGTGTTCTTGGTCGCTCTGTGCTTCAGCATCACAGTAGAGGCTGTGAAGCGATTCATTGAGATCGAAATGATACACGATGAGAAGCTCCTTGTTGCTGTTGGTACTTTGGGGCTGATACTGAACATTGTTGGACTTTTCCTGTTCCATG AACATGGCAGCAGCCACGGCCACTCCCACGGCGGCGTTCCACCACCGTCCAACGTTCGTCACCTCACAGAAATCGTGAACAGCAACGCCGATATGGCCTTAGGTCACAACGCGACCGACACCGAAGAGACTGATGAGATGGTCCCACCGAAGAACCTTAAACTGCCAAACAACAACAAGCAGACCCCTCGAAGGACCAACAACGATCCTGGACATATGAATATGAAGGGAGTCTTCCTTCACGTTCTGTCGGATGCTCTGG GTTCGCTGATCGTGGTCGGGTCAGCTCTAGTGGTCTGGCTGACCGACTGGGAGTACAAATACTACATCGACCCCGCGCTGAGTATCGTCCTCGTGATCCTCATTCTGGCGTCTGTATGGCCACTGCTGAGGGAGTCCTCGCTTATCCTGCTACAGACTGTTCCTACACATATCCAG GTGGACGCGATCCAGCGACGACTTTTGGAGAAGGTGGATGGAGTGTTGGCAGTGCACGAATTCCACGTGTGGCAACTCGCTGGAGACAGGATCATCGCCAGTGCACATATTAG ATGTAGAAACCTATCCGAGTACATGAAGATTGCTGAAAAAGTCAAGGAGTTCTTCCACAACGAGGGTATCCACTCGACCACTATACAGCCGGAGTTTGTGGAGCTGCCCCTAGGAGGAAATGAG ataACGAGCGGAGCGTCAGCGGAGGCGCCCTGCGCGCTACACTGCCCTCCCAACGACCTCTGCCACAACGCGACGTGCTGCGGGCCCAACCAGCAA GAGATCAAAGCCATGAATGGGCACAGTTATGCTGACCGGGATAAATCTACCAAGGGGATACTCAAGATCGTTACAGAGGCTTGA
- the LOC135073117 gene encoding glutamate receptor ionotropic, delta-2, translated as MATGIELIISTICNATFCEPVYDNPVLKSHTSSNLHQYRDLIKELNGKHLKIGTYNNRPFSWVERGENGTLIGNGVSFVLVDILQKRFNFTYEVVVPQKNFEMGGAKPEDSLIGLVNNSQVDMAAAFLPKLTRFHEKVSFSYDLDEGIWVMMLKRPKESAAGSGLLAPFNSAVWYLILVAVLSYGPCITLLTKLRSRLVPDGEKYIPMSPSFWFVYGAFIKQGTNLAPDANTTRVLFTTWWIFIILLSAFYTANLTAFLTLSKFTLDIENPQDLYKKNYRWVSAEGGAVQYVVSSPNEVLYYLSRMISTGRAEFRSMTSLYDYLPLVNGGAVLVEERVGIDELMYGDYLRKARDGVAETDRCTYVIAPNFFMKKLRGFAYPKNSKLTVIFDSVLTYVLQAGIVDFLEHRDLPSTKICPLDLQSKDRQLLNSDLLMTYMIMFTGLAAAIAVFIGEVIVKRYIIKDSKSNKSKRKKTKFQKNPRFYNYDDSRPPPYDSIFGRSPKIKVNAATKTKIINGREYLVIDAANGDTRLIPVRTPSAFLYRLDR; from the exons ATGGCCACCGGAATAGAATTAATTATATCGACAATATGCAATGCTACGTTTTGCGAACCGGTGTACGACAACCctgtattaa agtcacACACATCGTCGAATTTGCATCAGTATCGAGATTTAATTAAGGAACTCAACGGAAAACATCTGAAAATTGGAACTTACAAT AACCGTCCTTTTAGCTGGGTGGAGCGAGGTGAGAATGGCACGCTCATCGGAAATGGAGTATCTTTCGTCCTCGTTGACATTCTGCAGAAAAGATTCAACTTCACGTATGAAGTGGTGGTGCCCCAGAAAAACTTCGAGATGGGCGGCGCCAAGCCGGAAGATTCTCTGATTGGTCTTGTTAATAACAGC CAAGTGGACATGGCAGCTGCATTTCTGCCAAAGCTGACGAGGTTCCACGAGAAGGTTAGTTTCTCCTACGACTTGGATGAAGGCATCTGGGTTATGATGCTGAAAAGACCAAAGGAGTCCGCCGCGGGTTCAGGTCTACTAGCTCCGTTTAACAGCGCTGTCTG GTACCTGATCCTCGTGGCAGTATTGTCGTATGGTCCCTGCATCACTCTGCTGACCAAGCTGCGGTCTAGACTGGTTCCAGATGGCGAGAAGTACATCCCCATGTCGCCTAGCTTCTGGTTCGTCTATGGTGCCTTCATCAAGCAGGGGACCAACCTTGCACCTGACGCTA ATACAACCCGAGTTTTATTCACAACCTGGTGGATCTTCATAATCCTGCTCTCCGCGTTCTACACGGCGAACCTGACTGCCTTTCTCACCCTTTCCAAATTCACTCTGGACATCGAGAACCCTCAAGACTTGTATAAGAAGAATTATAGATGGGTGTCTGCGGAAGGTGGCGCGGTGCAGTATGTTGTTTCCAGT CCCAACGAAGTCCTTTACTACCTCAGCCGTATGATATCCACCGGACGGGCTGAGTTTCGTTCCATGACCAGTTTGTACGACTACCTTCCTCTTGTGAACGGTGGGGCTGTATTGGTCGAAGAACGGGTCGGGATCGACGAGCTAATGTATGGAGACTACCTCAGAAAGGCAAGGGATGGCGTCGCGGAAACAGACAGATGCACCTACGTCATAGCTCCCAATTTCTTCATGAAGAAGCTGAGGGGATTCGCGTATCCTAAAAACAGCAAGTTGACTGTTATCTTCGATTCTGT CTTAACATACGTCCTACAAGCCGGCATAGTGGACTTCCTGGAACACAGAGACTTGCCCAGCACGAAGATATGTCCCCTGGATCTACAGTCGAAGGACCGGCAACTTCTGAACAGTGATCTTCTGATGACGTATATGATCATGTTCACTGGGCTCGCTGCTGCTATTGCCGTATTTATTGGAGAG GTCATCGTCAAACGCTACATCATCAAGGATTCGAAGAGCAACAAATCAAAACGCAAGAAAACCAAGTTCCAGAAGAATCCTCGTTTTTACAATTATGATGACAGCAGACCTCCGCCCTACGACTCCATTTTTGGGCGGAGCCCTAAGATCAAG GTGAACGCTGCCACAAAAACAAAGATCATCAACGGCCGGGAGTACTTGGTGATTGACGCTGCTAACGGGGACACACGGCTCATACCAGTGAGGACTCCATCGGCATTCTTGTATCGGCTTGATAGATAG
- the LOC135073083 gene encoding proton-coupled zinc antiporter SLC30A1 isoform X2, giving the protein MGRYSGKKCRLLSMLWLTSGFFIVELIVGYVTNSMALVADSFHMLSDVAALVIAFLSVKMSPKKWSKNTFGWARAEVLGALVNAVFLVALCFSITVEAVKRFIEIEMIHDEKLLVAVGTLGLILNIVGLFLFHEHGSSHGHSHGGVPPPSNVRHLTEIVNSNADMALGHNATDTEETDEMVPPKNLKLPNNNKQTPRRTNNDPGHMNMKGVFLHVLSDALGSLIVVGSALVVWLTDWEYKYYIDPALSIVLVILILASVWPLLRESSLILLQTVPTHIQVDAIQRRLLEKVDGVLAVHEFHVWQLAGDRIIASAHIRCRNLSEYMKIAEKVKEFFHNEGIHSTTIQPEFVELPLGGNEITSGASAEAPCALHCPPNDLCHNATCCGPNQQEHSTPSPTVTPYLCRQRNMGSRTESNNSMTANGQQTSSLLPSPMVEGELAV; this is encoded by the exons ATGGGGAGGTACTCAGGAAAGAAGTGTCGACTATTGTCGATGCTTTGGCTCACCAGTGGGTTCTTCATTGTAGAACTGATTGTGGGCTACGTCACCAATTCTATGGCCCTTGTAGCAGACTCTTTTCATATGTTAAGTGATGTTGCAGCACTGGTCATTGCATTTTTATCTGTTAAA ATGTCACCAAAGAAATGGTCGAAGAACACATTTGGGTGGGCGAGAGCAGAAGTACTCGGGGCTCTCGTGAATGCTGTGTTCTTGGTCGCTCTGTGCTTCAGCATCACAGTAGAGGCTGTGAAGCGATTCATTGAGATCGAAATGATACACGATGAGAAGCTCCTTGTTGCTGTTGGTACTTTGGGGCTGATACTGAACATTGTTGGACTTTTCCTGTTCCATG AACATGGCAGCAGCCACGGCCACTCCCACGGCGGCGTTCCACCACCGTCCAACGTTCGTCACCTCACAGAAATCGTGAACAGCAACGCCGATATGGCCTTAGGTCACAACGCGACCGACACCGAAGAGACTGATGAGATGGTCCCACCGAAGAACCTTAAACTGCCAAACAACAACAAGCAGACCCCTCGAAGGACCAACAACGATCCTGGACATATGAATATGAAGGGAGTCTTCCTTCACGTTCTGTCGGATGCTCTGG GTTCGCTGATCGTGGTCGGGTCAGCTCTAGTGGTCTGGCTGACCGACTGGGAGTACAAATACTACATCGACCCCGCGCTGAGTATCGTCCTCGTGATCCTCATTCTGGCGTCTGTATGGCCACTGCTGAGGGAGTCCTCGCTTATCCTGCTACAGACTGTTCCTACACATATCCAG GTGGACGCGATCCAGCGACGACTTTTGGAGAAGGTGGATGGAGTGTTGGCAGTGCACGAATTCCACGTGTGGCAACTCGCTGGAGACAGGATCATCGCCAGTGCACATATTAG ATGTAGAAACCTATCCGAGTACATGAAGATTGCTGAAAAAGTCAAGGAGTTCTTCCACAACGAGGGTATCCACTCGACCACTATACAGCCGGAGTTTGTGGAGCTGCCCCTAGGAGGAAATGAG ataACGAGCGGAGCGTCAGCGGAGGCGCCCTGCGCGCTACACTGCCCTCCCAACGACCTCTGCCACAACGCGACGTGCTGCGGGCCCAACCAGCAA GAGCACAGTACACCTTCACCGACAGTCACGCCGTATCTATGCAGACAACGAAACATGGGCTCCAGAACCGAGTCGAATAACTCTATGACAGCCAACGGACAACAAACCAG TTCCCTGCTCCCATCGCCCATGGTGGAAGGTGAGCTCGCGGTCTGA
- the LOC135073083 gene encoding proton-coupled zinc antiporter SLC30A1 isoform X1 produces MGRYSGKKCRLLSMLWLTSGFFIVELIVGYVTNSMALVADSFHMLSDVAALVIAFLSVKMSPKKWSKNTFGWARAEVLGALVNAVFLVALCFSITVEAVKRFIEIEMIHDEKLLVAVGTLGLILNIVGLFLFHEHGSSHGHSHGGVPPPSNVRHLTEIVNSNADMALGHNATDTEETDEMVPPKNLKLPNNNKQTPRRTNNDPGHMNMKGVFLHVLSDALGSLIVVGSALVVWLTDWEYKYYIDPALSIVLVILILASVWPLLRESSLILLQTVPTHIQVDAIQRRLLEKVDGVLAVHEFHVWQLAGDRIIASAHIRCRNLSEYMKIAEKVKEFFHNEGIHSTTIQPEFVELPLGGNEITSGASAEAPCALHCPPNDLCHNATCCGPNQQEHSTPSPTVTPYLCRQRNMGSRTESNNSMTANGQQTRSATWNLEALECGLVE; encoded by the exons ATGGGGAGGTACTCAGGAAAGAAGTGTCGACTATTGTCGATGCTTTGGCTCACCAGTGGGTTCTTCATTGTAGAACTGATTGTGGGCTACGTCACCAATTCTATGGCCCTTGTAGCAGACTCTTTTCATATGTTAAGTGATGTTGCAGCACTGGTCATTGCATTTTTATCTGTTAAA ATGTCACCAAAGAAATGGTCGAAGAACACATTTGGGTGGGCGAGAGCAGAAGTACTCGGGGCTCTCGTGAATGCTGTGTTCTTGGTCGCTCTGTGCTTCAGCATCACAGTAGAGGCTGTGAAGCGATTCATTGAGATCGAAATGATACACGATGAGAAGCTCCTTGTTGCTGTTGGTACTTTGGGGCTGATACTGAACATTGTTGGACTTTTCCTGTTCCATG AACATGGCAGCAGCCACGGCCACTCCCACGGCGGCGTTCCACCACCGTCCAACGTTCGTCACCTCACAGAAATCGTGAACAGCAACGCCGATATGGCCTTAGGTCACAACGCGACCGACACCGAAGAGACTGATGAGATGGTCCCACCGAAGAACCTTAAACTGCCAAACAACAACAAGCAGACCCCTCGAAGGACCAACAACGATCCTGGACATATGAATATGAAGGGAGTCTTCCTTCACGTTCTGTCGGATGCTCTGG GTTCGCTGATCGTGGTCGGGTCAGCTCTAGTGGTCTGGCTGACCGACTGGGAGTACAAATACTACATCGACCCCGCGCTGAGTATCGTCCTCGTGATCCTCATTCTGGCGTCTGTATGGCCACTGCTGAGGGAGTCCTCGCTTATCCTGCTACAGACTGTTCCTACACATATCCAG GTGGACGCGATCCAGCGACGACTTTTGGAGAAGGTGGATGGAGTGTTGGCAGTGCACGAATTCCACGTGTGGCAACTCGCTGGAGACAGGATCATCGCCAGTGCACATATTAG ATGTAGAAACCTATCCGAGTACATGAAGATTGCTGAAAAAGTCAAGGAGTTCTTCCACAACGAGGGTATCCACTCGACCACTATACAGCCGGAGTTTGTGGAGCTGCCCCTAGGAGGAAATGAG ataACGAGCGGAGCGTCAGCGGAGGCGCCCTGCGCGCTACACTGCCCTCCCAACGACCTCTGCCACAACGCGACGTGCTGCGGGCCCAACCAGCAA GAGCACAGTACACCTTCACCGACAGTCACGCCGTATCTATGCAGACAACGAAACATGGGCTCCAGAACCGAGTCGAATAACTCTATGACAGCCAACGGACAACAAACCAGGTCGGCTACTTGGAACCTTGAAGCTTTAGAATGCGGGTTAGTAGAGTAG